The segment CTACGCCGAGGATCCTTGTGGCGCGGAACAAGGATTCTCGGGCCGTGAGATTTTAGCTGAGTTTCGCCACGCCACTGGCTTACCCGTCGCTACCAACATGGTGGCCACCAACTGGCGAGAAATGGCCCACGCATTAATGTTGCGTTCGGTCGATATTCCATTAGCCGACCCGCATTTCTGGACGCTTTCCGGTGCCGTACGTGTCTCCCAGCTCTGCCAGGATCATGGTATGACCTGGGGTTCTCACTCCAACAACCACTTCGATATTTCTCTTGCCATGTTCGCCCAGGTGGGGGCTGCCGCCGTGGGACGCACAACCGCGCTTGATACCCACTGGATATGGCAGGAGGGTGATGCCCGTTTGACGCGAAATCCGCCTGAGATTGTGGGTGGCAAAGTGGCCGTCACAGATGCGCCGGGGCTTGGGGTCGACATCGACATGAAGGCCATAGAGGAGGCTAATAAGCTCTATCTTTCGCTGCCTGCGGGTGCTCGGGATGATGCGATGGCCATGCAGTATTTGATAGATGACTGGAAGTGTGATCCGAAAAAGCCAGCGTTAGTGCGCTGAGTGAACACCCTAAACGTGACAAAGAAGGACATTACAATGAAAAAGTTAGCGCTAAGCTTATCTGTAGCAACAGCAATGATGACAAGTGCTGTTGCATTTGCTGAATATCCTGAGAAAAACATCGATATGATCGTGCCCTTCTCAGCCGGTGGCGGTAACGACACTTTCGTTCGCGCACTACAGCCGCTTCTAGAAGAAAAACTTGATACCAATTTGGTCATTCGCAATATCTCGGGTGGCGGCGGAGCAGTTGGGCTGACGCGCGCTCAAGCTTCAGATGCGGATGGCTATACCTTAGCTGCCGCCAGTAATGCATTACTGACCTTGGAAGCGTTGGGTAATGTTGATTTTACCTACGAAGATTTTGATTTTATCGCCAAGATTCTTGAAGAGCCCTACGTCATCGCCGTCGGTGAAGACAGCGAATACGCTGACCTGGACGCTATGGTTGAGGCTGCGAGGGCAGGCACTTCGGTTCAAGTGGGGGTTTCTGGGGTAGGGTCATCGGCTCACATCGCGGCGGTAGCCTTTGCTGATACCGCTGAAGTCGATTTCAATTTCATTCCCTACCCCGGCGGTTCTGAGACCATCTCCGCTGCAATGGGAGGGCACATTGATGCCGTGGTGCTAGGTGGGGCGGAACTTCGCTCAGCGCTAGAATCAGGTCGTCTGAAAGCTTTGGGTATGTCCTACGCAGAGCGTAGCGAGTCTCTGCCTGATGTCCCTACTTTTCAAGAGGAAGGCTACGCTCTGTCGCTGACAGTATGGCGCGGCATAGCGGGACCTGATGGCCTGCCGGAAGAGGCTAAGGAAGCGTGGGTTAACGCTATTAAAGAAATTGTAGAAGAAGGCTCCTTCGAAGAGACCGCTTCGAACCTGGGGTTAGATATTGTGCCGCTGTATGGGGATGAGCTAGAGGCGTTTATCGCTGAATCTGCTGAAGTGATGAAAGAAAGTGCTGGCGACTTAGCTGCTGAATAAAATAAGGAGTTAGTGACTGATGGCAAAGGATATAGGTAAACCGATCTTTGATCTGTTTCTTGTGGTGGTATCGGCAATTGGGTTTTATATGGCCACTACGCTGCCAGCAGTCAGCATGGCGGGGGGGCTTTCCCCCGCTTCTTTCCCAAAGTTGATTTCTGGCTTGATTTTTGTGTGTGCCGTGCCCTGCTTAATACGCGATTCTTATGAATGGCTTGTTGCAAGGCGAGTGCAGGAAGGCGCGACAGCCCTTAATGCCACTGCTCCGAAGAAAGGCATTTTGCAATGGCTGACCATCGTGGCTTTGATTATTGTTTATATCAACTTTTTCGAGCGGCTGGGGTATATCGCAAGCACAACAATATTCTGTTTTTTAAATGTTGTTTTTCTTGTCATAACTAGCGGTGAATTTCAAAAGTTAAGCAATAAACGAAAACTTCGAAACCTAGCAGCGTATACAGTTTTTGCGTTCGCTTTATCATTGGTTATTTATTATGTATTTACCGAACTATTCAATATCCCCCTGCCGGATTGAGGAAGGAGAAGTGAGATGCTAACGGGTTATATTGATGGTTTGGGGTTGGTCTTCCAGTTGGGTACATTATTGGCGATTGCTGGCGGGACTTTTTTAGGCATTATCATGGGAGTATTGCCTGGCCTAACATCGGCCATGGCGATAGCGCTATTGCTGCCGGTAACCTTTGGAATGCCACCTGTGATGGGTATAGGCATGCTGCTTGGTACCCTGTGTGGTGCTGGTGCCAGTGGCTCGATACCCGCCATATTGTTGAATATTCCTGGCACTCCATCCTCGGTCGCGACTACGTTCGATGGCTTTCCAATGGCTCAAAAGGGGGAGGCGGGGAGAGCCCTGGGGCTGGCAATCGTTGCCTCTTTCTTTGGCGGTGTAGCTAGTATGGTGGTGTTAAGTCTTCTCGCACCACCCATCGCTGAGTTTGCATTGCGATTTGGTGCTGCGGAGTATTTTTCGCTGAGCATTTTCGGG is part of the Halomonas alkaliantarctica genome and harbors:
- a CDS encoding Bug family tripartite tricarboxylate transporter substrate binding protein; the protein is MKKLALSLSVATAMMTSAVAFAEYPEKNIDMIVPFSAGGGNDTFVRALQPLLEEKLDTNLVIRNISGGGGAVGLTRAQASDADGYTLAAASNALLTLEALGNVDFTYEDFDFIAKILEEPYVIAVGEDSEYADLDAMVEAARAGTSVQVGVSGVGSSAHIAAVAFADTAEVDFNFIPYPGGSETISAAMGGHIDAVVLGGAELRSALESGRLKALGMSYAERSESLPDVPTFQEEGYALSLTVWRGIAGPDGLPEEAKEAWVNAIKEIVEEGSFEETASNLGLDIVPLYGDELEAFIAESAEVMKESAGDLAAE
- a CDS encoding tripartite tricarboxylate transporter TctB family protein — encoded protein: MAKDIGKPIFDLFLVVVSAIGFYMATTLPAVSMAGGLSPASFPKLISGLIFVCAVPCLIRDSYEWLVARRVQEGATALNATAPKKGILQWLTIVALIIVYINFFERLGYIASTTIFCFLNVVFLVITSGEFQKLSNKRKLRNLAAYTVFAFALSLVIYYVFTELFNIPLPD